A section of the Pseudomonas sp. Q1-7 genome encodes:
- the antA gene encoding anthranilate 1,2-dioxygenase large subunit, translated as MNISNKNIAQWREYVAGCLDFRPEDGVYRIARDMFTEPELFDLEMELIFEKNWIYACHESEIPNPHDFMTMRAGRQPMIITRDGNGQLHALINACQHRGATLTRVGKGNQSTFTCPFHAWCYKSDGRLVKVKAPGEYPEGFDKATRGLKKARIESYKGFVFISLDVAASDSLEDFLGDARVFFDMMVAQSPTGELEVLPGKSAYTYDGNWKLQNENGLDGYHVSTVHYNYVATVQHRQQVNAEKGGASDTLDYSKLGAGDAETDDGWFSFNNGHSVLFSDMPNPTVRPGYASVMPRLVEEFGQARAEWMMHRLRNLNIYPSLFFMDQISSQLRIVRPLAWNKTEVISQCIGVKGESDADRESRIRQFEDFFNVSGLGTPDDLVEFREQQRGFQGRLERWSDISRGYGKWVTGATPNSQTLGIAPVMTGTEFTHEGLYVNQHANWQRFLLQGLDQKALKPQEVQA; from the coding sequence ATGAATATTTCGAACAAGAACATTGCGCAGTGGAGAGAGTACGTCGCCGGTTGCCTGGACTTCCGCCCGGAGGACGGCGTGTACCGTATCGCCCGGGACATGTTCACCGAGCCGGAGCTGTTCGACCTGGAGATGGAACTGATCTTCGAGAAGAACTGGATCTACGCCTGCCACGAGAGCGAGATCCCCAACCCGCATGACTTCATGACGATGCGCGCCGGCCGCCAGCCGATGATCATCACCCGCGACGGCAACGGCCAGCTGCACGCGCTGATCAATGCCTGCCAGCACCGTGGCGCCACCCTCACCCGCGTCGGCAAGGGCAACCAGTCCACCTTCACCTGCCCCTTCCACGCCTGGTGCTACAAGAGCGACGGCCGCCTGGTGAAGGTCAAGGCGCCGGGCGAGTACCCGGAGGGCTTCGACAAGGCCACCCGTGGCCTGAAGAAGGCGCGCATCGAAAGCTACAAGGGTTTCGTCTTCATCAGCCTGGACGTCGCCGCCAGCGATTCCCTGGAAGACTTCCTCGGCGACGCCAGGGTGTTCTTCGACATGATGGTGGCCCAGTCCCCCACCGGCGAGCTGGAAGTGCTGCCCGGCAAGTCCGCCTACACCTACGACGGCAACTGGAAGCTGCAGAACGAGAACGGCCTGGACGGCTATCACGTCAGCACCGTGCACTACAACTATGTGGCCACCGTGCAGCACCGCCAGCAGGTCAACGCCGAGAAGGGCGGAGCCAGCGACACCCTGGACTACAGCAAGCTGGGCGCCGGCGACGCCGAGACCGACGACGGCTGGTTCTCCTTCAACAACGGCCACAGCGTGCTGTTCAGCGACATGCCCAACCCCACCGTGCGCCCCGGCTACGCCAGCGTGATGCCGCGCCTGGTGGAGGAGTTCGGCCAGGCCAGGGCGGAGTGGATGATGCACCGCCTGCGCAACCTGAACATCTACCCCAGCCTGTTCTTCATGGACCAGATCAGCTCGCAGCTGCGCATCGTGCGCCCGCTGGCCTGGAACAAGACCGAGGTCATCAGCCAGTGCATCGGCGTCAAGGGCGAATCCGACGCCGACCGCGAAAGCCGCATCCGCCAGTTCGAGGACTTCTTCAACGTCTCCGGCCTGGGCACCCCCGACGACCTGGTGGAATTCCGCGAGCAGCAGCGCGGCTTCCAGGGTCGCCTGGAGCGCTGGAGCGACATTTCCCGCGGCTACGGCAAGTGGGTCACCGGCGCCACGCCGAACAGCCAGACCCTGGGCATTGCCCCGGTGATGACCGGCACCGAATTCACCCATGAAGGCCTGTACGTGAACCAGCACGCCAACTGGCAGCGCTTCCTGCTCCAGGGGCTGGACCAGAAAGCCCTGAAACCGCAGGAGGTGCAGGCATGA
- the antB gene encoding anthranilate 1,2-dioxygenase small subunit, giving the protein MNPQLQYQIEQFLYAKSALCDAQDWDAYLDLFDEQCEYHLPQWDSEHEYTKDPKRGMSLIYYANRSGLEDRVFRIRTGKAASTIPMPRTLHQIGNVRIAEREDGQLEVKANWHTLYYRLGQSEQFFGYATYHLRPVGESWKITRKHIVLLNDTINSVLDFYHL; this is encoded by the coding sequence ATGAATCCGCAGCTGCAATACCAGATCGAACAGTTCCTTTACGCGAAGTCCGCCCTGTGCGACGCCCAGGACTGGGACGCCTACCTCGACCTGTTCGACGAGCAATGCGAATACCACCTGCCGCAGTGGGACTCCGAGCACGAGTACACGAAGGACCCGAAGCGCGGCATGTCGCTGATCTACTACGCCAACCGCTCGGGCCTGGAAGACCGGGTGTTCCGCATTCGCACCGGCAAGGCCGCCTCGACCATCCCGATGCCGCGCACCCTGCACCAGATCGGCAATGTGCGCATCGCCGAACGCGAGGACGGGCAACTGGAGGTGAAGGCCAACTGGCACACCCTCTACTACCGGCTGGGACAGAGCGAGCAGTTCTTCGGCTACGCCACCTACCACCTCAGGCCCGTCGGCGAGAGCTGGAAGATCACCCGCAAGCACATCGTGCTGCTGAACGACACCATCAACTCGGTGCTCGATTTCTACCACCTCTGA
- the antC gene encoding anthranilate 1,2-dioxygenase electron transfer component AntC — protein sequence MNHKVAFSFADGKTLFFPVKGNEILLDAALRNGINIPLDCREGVCGTCMGRCESGSYEMDYVDDEALSAKDLEQRKMLTCQTRVQSDASFYFDFDSSLCGASKTVQERGVVTHVEQVSPTTAILHLDAGVDSQQLDFLPGQYARLQVPGTDARRSYSFANRPNAENKLQFLIRLLPDGVMSNYIRERCKVGDEIRFEAPLGAFYMRHIAKPLLLVAGGTGLSAFLGMLDDIAANGGCGQPVHLYYGVRQVADLCELHRIQGYAARIPGFSFTPVISDEGQDWDGKRGYVPEHFDATALREAPFDMYLCGPPPMVESVKAWLTENAIDNGHLYFEKFTESTT from the coding sequence ATGAATCACAAGGTCGCCTTCAGTTTTGCCGACGGCAAAACCCTGTTCTTTCCCGTGAAGGGCAACGAAATCCTGCTCGACGCCGCCCTGCGCAACGGCATCAACATCCCGCTGGACTGCCGCGAGGGCGTCTGCGGCACCTGCATGGGACGTTGCGAGTCCGGCAGCTACGAAATGGACTATGTGGACGACGAAGCCCTGTCGGCCAAGGACCTGGAGCAGCGCAAGATGCTCACCTGCCAGACCCGCGTGCAGTCCGACGCCTCCTTCTACTTCGACTTCGACTCGTCGCTCTGCGGCGCGTCGAAGACGGTGCAGGAGCGCGGCGTCGTCACCCACGTGGAACAGGTCTCGCCGACCACCGCCATCCTCCACCTGGATGCCGGCGTCGACAGCCAGCAACTGGACTTCCTGCCGGGCCAGTACGCCCGCCTGCAGGTGCCGGGCACCGACGCCAGGCGCTCCTATTCCTTCGCCAACCGGCCCAACGCCGAGAACAAGCTGCAGTTCCTCATTCGCCTGCTGCCGGACGGGGTGATGAGCAACTACATCCGCGAACGCTGCAAGGTGGGCGACGAGATCCGCTTCGAGGCCCCGTTGGGCGCCTTCTACATGCGCCACATCGCGAAGCCGCTGCTGCTGGTAGCCGGCGGCACCGGCCTGTCGGCGTTCCTCGGCATGCTCGACGACATCGCCGCGAACGGCGGCTGCGGCCAGCCGGTGCACCTCTATTACGGCGTGCGTCAGGTTGCCGACCTCTGCGAGTTGCACCGCATCCAGGGCTACGCCGCACGCATTCCGGGCTTCAGCTTCACCCCGGTGATCAGCGACGAAGGCCAGGATTGGGACGGCAAGCGCGGCTACGTGCCCGAGCACTTCGACGCCACCGCCCTGCGCGAGGCGCCCTTCGACATGTACCTCTGCGGCCCGCCACCGATGGTCGAGTCGGTGAAGGCCTGGCTCACGGAAAACGCCATCGACAACGGCCACCTGTATTTCGAGAAGTTCACCGAGAGCACTACCTGA
- a CDS encoding ABC transporter substrate-binding protein: MKKTLNLAMLGAALASSLPALAQDPVRIGFITTLSTPAGYLGEDARDAFRLAMDQEGGKLGGIPVELVVEDDGLQPAKGKQIIDRMSLDGISLYTGVMFSNVLAAVVNGATQGDRFYISTNAAPSNLAGKQCKPNYFAASYQNDVPHEMAGVAANDLGYKKMVILAPNYQAGRDALAGFKRTFKGEVTEIYTKLNQLDFSVELARIRAQNPDAVFQFHPGGGGINFAKQYGSAGLGKSIPMVVPVFSMDERMLAATGNVAEGVNVVSGWNPQSDTPANLAFVKAFTEKYKRAPTMYAAQGYDTARLIGSALKATSGSLDDADAFRAALREARFESVRGDFRFGSNQHAVIDWHLLKVQTGADGTLTEVPVKTIAKAQVDSYAPQCPL; this comes from the coding sequence ATGAAGAAGACCCTGAACCTTGCGATGCTCGGAGCCGCTCTGGCCTCCTCCCTTCCCGCCCTGGCACAGGACCCTGTGCGCATCGGCTTCATCACCACGCTATCCACGCCCGCCGGCTACCTCGGCGAGGACGCCCGCGACGCCTTCCGCCTGGCCATGGACCAGGAAGGCGGCAAGCTGGGCGGCATACCGGTGGAACTGGTGGTGGAGGACGATGGCCTGCAGCCCGCCAAGGGCAAGCAGATCATCGACCGCATGAGCCTGGACGGCATCTCGCTCTACACCGGCGTGATGTTCTCCAACGTCCTCGCCGCCGTGGTCAACGGCGCTACCCAGGGCGACCGCTTCTACATCAGCACCAACGCCGCGCCGTCCAACCTGGCCGGCAAGCAGTGCAAGCCGAACTACTTCGCCGCGTCCTATCAGAACGACGTGCCCCACGAGATGGCCGGCGTCGCCGCCAACGACCTGGGCTACAAGAAGATGGTCATCCTCGCGCCCAACTATCAGGCCGGCCGCGACGCCCTGGCGGGCTTCAAGCGCACCTTCAAGGGCGAAGTCACCGAGATCTACACCAAGCTCAACCAGCTGGACTTCTCCGTGGAGCTGGCACGCATCCGTGCGCAGAACCCCGACGCGGTGTTCCAGTTCCACCCCGGCGGCGGCGGCATCAACTTCGCCAAGCAGTACGGCAGCGCCGGGCTGGGCAAGAGCATCCCGATGGTAGTGCCGGTGTTCTCCATGGACGAGCGCATGCTGGCCGCCACCGGCAACGTGGCCGAAGGCGTGAACGTGGTCAGCGGCTGGAACCCGCAGTCCGATACCCCGGCCAACCTGGCCTTCGTCAAGGCCTTCACCGAGAAGTACAAGCGCGCGCCAACCATGTACGCCGCCCAGGGCTACGACACCGCGCGCCTGATCGGCTCGGCGCTGAAGGCCACCAGCGGCAGCCTCGACGATGCCGACGCCTTCCGCGCCGCCCTGCGCGAGGCGCGCTTCGAGTCGGTGCGCGGCGACTTCCGCTTCGGCAGCAACCAGCACGCAGTGATCGACTGGCACCTGCTCAAGGTCCAGACCGGTGCCGACGGGACGCTCACCGAAGTGCCGGTGAAGACCATCGCCAAGGCCCAGGTGGACAGCTACGCGCCCCAGTGCCCGCTCTGA
- a CDS encoding branched-chain amino acid ABC transporter permease yields MLLLEQLLNGLQYSALLFLLASGLTLIFGIMGVINLAHGAFYMVGAFCAAYTAIASGSFWLGGLAALAGAALYGLVIETGVIRRLYNRDHLDQVLATLAVVFFTNELITLLFGRSPPAMPTPDWYSAFVEVLPGLMYPVSRLLFIGAGLLVALGMWLLINHTRLGMLIRAGADDHEMVGALGVNISRLYTLVFVFGCMLCGLAGFMAAPLLSVEIGMGEKVLITTFVVIVVGGVGSVRGALVGALLIGMVDSLGRAYIPPLLDQLLPADVSGALAAGLISASAYIVMALVLLVRPRGLLPARA; encoded by the coding sequence ATGCTGTTGCTCGAACAACTTCTCAACGGCCTGCAGTACAGCGCCTTGCTGTTCCTGCTCGCCTCCGGCCTGACGCTGATCTTCGGCATCATGGGCGTCATCAACCTCGCCCACGGCGCCTTCTACATGGTCGGTGCCTTCTGTGCCGCCTACACCGCCATCGCCAGCGGCTCCTTCTGGCTCGGAGGCCTGGCCGCCCTCGCCGGCGCCGCGCTCTACGGCCTGGTGATCGAGACCGGCGTCATCCGCCGGCTGTACAACCGCGATCACCTGGACCAGGTGCTGGCCACCCTGGCCGTGGTGTTCTTCACCAACGAACTCATCACCCTGCTGTTCGGCCGCAGCCCGCCGGCCATGCCGACACCCGACTGGTACAGCGCCTTCGTGGAGGTACTGCCGGGCCTGATGTACCCGGTGAGCCGCCTGCTGTTCATCGGCGCCGGCCTGCTGGTGGCGCTCGGCATGTGGCTGCTGATCAACCATACGCGGCTGGGGATGCTGATCCGCGCCGGTGCCGACGACCACGAAATGGTCGGCGCCCTGGGTGTGAACATTTCGCGCCTGTACACCCTGGTGTTCGTCTTCGGCTGCATGCTCTGCGGCCTGGCGGGTTTCATGGCCGCGCCGCTGCTCTCGGTGGAGATCGGCATGGGCGAGAAGGTGCTGATCACCACCTTCGTGGTGATAGTCGTCGGCGGCGTCGGCTCGGTGCGCGGCGCCCTGGTCGGCGCCCTGCTGATCGGCATGGTCGACAGCCTGGGCCGTGCCTACATCCCACCGCTGCTGGACCAGTTGCTGCCCGCCGACGTGAGCGGAGCGCTTGCCGCCGGCCTGATTTCCGCCAGCGCCTACATCGTCATGGCCCTGGTGCTGCTGGTGCGTCCGCGCGGCCTGCTGCCGGCCCGCGCCTGA
- a CDS encoding branched-chain amino acid ABC transporter permease, producing the protein MSRRIIIDLACLATFALMPLLAALLDEPFLVSLFTRLAIYGMAAASLDLLIGYGALVSFGHAAFFGLGGYVVGIVAFHTAQGMPLWGWEGSNNALVVWPLALLCCALFGLVMGYLSLRTSGVQFIMITLAFSQMLYFILGSLSLYGGDDGTLLNERNSLPGLDLNDANQFYYVCVALLVAWLLFCRRLVGSRFGFVLRGLKQSERRTISLGLKPVRYRLTAFVIAGLGAGLAGVLWANYALFVSPDMASWQKSGELMAMVILGGVGSLLGPVLGAAVYLGLEQLLSLWTEHWLLIFGPLLLLVVLFGRQGLYGLLLAGQRPRKAAARPTPVATAREVHP; encoded by the coding sequence ATGTCCCGTCGAATCATCATCGACCTGGCCTGCCTGGCCACCTTCGCGCTGATGCCGCTGCTGGCGGCGCTGCTCGACGAACCCTTCCTGGTCAGCCTGTTCACCCGCCTGGCCATCTACGGCATGGCCGCCGCCAGCCTGGACCTGCTGATCGGCTATGGCGCCCTGGTCAGCTTCGGCCATGCCGCCTTCTTCGGCCTGGGCGGCTACGTGGTGGGCATCGTCGCCTTCCATACCGCCCAGGGCATGCCGCTGTGGGGCTGGGAAGGCAGCAACAATGCACTGGTGGTCTGGCCGCTGGCCCTGCTCTGCTGTGCCCTGTTCGGCCTGGTGATGGGCTACCTGTCGCTGCGCACCAGCGGCGTGCAGTTCATCATGATCACCCTGGCGTTCAGCCAGATGCTCTACTTCATCCTCGGTTCGCTGTCGCTCTACGGTGGCGATGACGGCACCCTGCTGAACGAGCGCAACAGCCTGCCTGGCCTCGACCTGAACGACGCCAACCAGTTCTATTACGTCTGCGTGGCCCTGCTGGTGGCCTGGCTGCTGTTCTGCCGGCGCCTGGTGGGATCGCGCTTCGGTTTCGTCCTGCGCGGCCTCAAGCAGAGCGAGCGGCGCACCATCAGCCTTGGCCTCAAGCCCGTGCGCTACCGCCTCACCGCCTTCGTCATCGCCGGCCTCGGCGCCGGCCTGGCCGGGGTGCTCTGGGCGAACTACGCGCTGTTCGTCAGCCCCGACATGGCGTCCTGGCAGAAGTCCGGCGAGCTGATGGCCATGGTCATCCTCGGCGGTGTCGGCAGCCTGCTCGGCCCGGTGCTGGGCGCGGCCGTCTACCTGGGCCTGGAACAACTGCTGAGCCTGTGGACGGAACACTGGCTGCTGATCTTCGGCCCGCTGCTCCTGCTGGTGGTGCTGTTCGGCCGCCAGGGCCTTTACGGCCTGTTGCTGGCCGGCCAGCGGCCGCGCAAGGCCGCCGCCAGGCCCACGCCCGTCGCCACCGCCCGCGAGGTGCATCCATGA
- a CDS encoding ABC transporter ATP-binding protein, whose amino-acid sequence MSAQLSIRGLEKAFGAVKATNGANLELAAGELHAIIGPNGAGKSTLISQIAGEIRPDKGQILFAGRDITAVPAHERPRLGLARSFQVSQLYPDFSLLENVAVAIAAREGKSFGMWSPLSRDRRLLDPARGYLEQVGLGPRAADRVSELSHGERRQLELALALAQEASVLLLDEPMAGMGAEESARMTELLMSLKGRYAILLVEHDMDAVFALADRITVLVYGQTILTGTVEEVRSNAQVRAAYLGEEHA is encoded by the coding sequence ATGAGCGCGCAACTGTCGATCCGTGGCCTGGAAAAGGCCTTCGGCGCGGTGAAGGCCACCAACGGCGCCAACCTGGAGCTGGCCGCCGGCGAGCTGCACGCCATCATCGGCCCCAACGGCGCCGGCAAGTCCACGTTGATCTCGCAGATCGCCGGGGAAATCCGCCCGGACAAGGGGCAGATCCTCTTCGCCGGCCGGGACATCACCGCCGTGCCGGCCCATGAGCGTCCACGCCTGGGCCTGGCGCGCTCCTTCCAGGTCAGCCAGCTGTACCCGGACTTCAGCCTGCTGGAGAACGTCGCCGTGGCCATCGCCGCCCGCGAGGGCAAGAGCTTCGGCATGTGGAGCCCGCTGTCCCGCGACCGCCGCCTGCTCGACCCGGCGCGCGGCTACCTGGAGCAGGTAGGCCTGGGCCCGCGCGCCGCAGACCGGGTGAGCGAGCTGTCCCACGGCGAACGCCGCCAGCTGGAACTGGCCCTGGCGCTGGCCCAGGAAGCCTCGGTGCTGCTGCTGGACGAACCCATGGCCGGCATGGGCGCGGAGGAATCCGCGCGCATGACCGAGCTGCTGATGTCGCTCAAGGGCCGCTACGCCATCCTGCTGGTGGAGCACGACATGGACGCGGTGTTCGCCCTGGCCGACCGCATCACCGTACTGGTCTACGGCCAGACCATCCTCACCGGCACCGTCGAGGAAGTCCGCAGCAACGCGCAGGTCCGCGCGGCCTACCTGGGAGAAGAACATGCTTGA
- a CDS encoding ABC transporter ATP-binding protein, whose product MLEVSGLQAGYGLSQVLFDMHLKIDRGEVVSLIGRNGMGKTTTVKSIMGLLKPSAGSIRIQGTEMRGATPYRIAQAGLGLVPEGRRAFGSLSVKENLLATASKGGKWDLKRIYALFPRLEERQEQLSKTLSGGEQQMLVVGRALMTNPQLLILDEATEGLAPVIRETIWNCLASLKAEGETILVIDKNLKEMARVVDRHHIIEKGRQVWQGTPEQLAATPELSHRYLGV is encoded by the coding sequence ATGCTTGAAGTCAGTGGATTGCAGGCCGGCTACGGCCTGAGCCAGGTGCTGTTCGACATGCACCTGAAGATCGACCGGGGCGAGGTGGTCTCGCTGATCGGGCGCAACGGCATGGGCAAGACCACCACGGTGAAATCCATCATGGGCCTGCTCAAGCCCAGCGCCGGGAGCATCCGCATCCAGGGTACGGAAATGCGCGGCGCCACGCCCTACCGCATCGCCCAGGCCGGTCTCGGCCTGGTGCCGGAAGGCCGCCGCGCCTTCGGCAGTCTGAGCGTGAAGGAAAACCTGCTGGCCACCGCCAGCAAGGGCGGAAAATGGGATCTCAAGCGCATCTACGCGCTGTTCCCACGCCTGGAGGAACGCCAGGAGCAGTTGTCGAAGACCCTCTCCGGCGGCGAGCAGCAGATGCTGGTGGTGGGCCGCGCGCTGATGACCAATCCGCAGTTGCTGATCCTCGACGAAGCCACCGAGGGCCTGGCCCCAGTGATCCGCGAAACCATCTGGAACTGCCTGGCCAGTCTCAAGGCCGAGGGCGAGACCATCCTGGTGATCGACAAGAACCTCAAGGAGATGGCGCGGGTGGTCGACCGCCACCACATCATCGAGAAGGGCCGACAGGTCTGGCAGGGCACGCCGGAGCAATTGGCCGCGACACCGGAGCTGTCGCACCGCTACCTGGGCGTCTGA
- a CDS encoding OprD family porin, with product MIDKSRVLPLLVSTLPLSALAAESSFIDDASATLQLRNYYFSRDFSGIVGPNKQSRAEEWAQGFILNIKSGYTPGPVGFGLDAIGTLGLKLDSSPDRVNTGLLPVKEDGEAADDYSRLGVAAKMRVSKTELKVGELQPNLPVLMFSDIRLLPPSYQGASLVSSEITGLTLQGGHLTGTSLRNEAGDDKLQAQIGYQPQRQASSDAFNYAGADYAFNGNRTSLGAWYAQLEDIYDQRLISLKHAEPVGDWVLGANLGFYDSGEDGKHLIGKVDNQAFYSLLSARRGGHTVYVGYQAMFGDQGFPKVFANITPLGNEVPTYEFASADERSWQVRHDYDFAALGMPGLTTTLRYIRGDNVDTGRGFEGEDWERDLDIGYVIQSGSLKGLGVRIRNVTARSNYRTDVNENRLILNYTLALF from the coding sequence ATGATCGACAAGTCCCGTGTGTTACCCCTCCTTGTGAGCACCCTCCCCCTCAGCGCGCTGGCCGCGGAATCCAGCTTCATCGACGACGCCAGCGCCACCCTGCAGCTGCGCAACTACTACTTCAGCCGCGATTTCTCCGGCATCGTCGGGCCGAACAAGCAGTCCAGGGCCGAGGAGTGGGCGCAAGGCTTCATCCTCAACATCAAGTCCGGCTATACGCCGGGACCGGTAGGTTTCGGCCTGGACGCCATAGGCACCCTGGGCCTCAAGCTCGACAGCAGCCCCGACCGGGTCAACACCGGCCTGCTGCCGGTCAAGGAAGACGGCGAGGCGGCGGACGACTACAGCCGTCTCGGCGTGGCCGCGAAGATGCGTGTTTCCAAGACCGAACTGAAAGTGGGCGAACTGCAACCCAACCTGCCGGTGCTGATGTTCAGCGACATCCGCCTGCTGCCGCCGAGCTACCAGGGCGCCAGCCTCGTCTCCAGCGAAATCACCGGACTGACGCTGCAGGGTGGCCACCTCACCGGCACCAGCCTGCGCAACGAGGCCGGCGACGACAAGCTCCAGGCCCAGATCGGCTACCAGCCGCAACGCCAGGCCTCCTCCGATGCCTTCAACTACGCCGGCGCCGACTACGCCTTCAATGGCAACCGCACCAGCCTGGGCGCCTGGTATGCGCAGCTGGAAGACATCTACGACCAGCGCCTGATCAGCCTCAAGCACGCCGAGCCGGTGGGTGACTGGGTGTTGGGCGCCAACCTGGGCTTCTACGACTCCGGCGAGGACGGCAAGCACCTGATCGGCAAGGTGGACAACCAGGCGTTCTATTCCCTGCTGTCGGCCAGGCGCGGCGGCCACACCGTCTATGTCGGCTACCAGGCGATGTTCGGCGACCAGGGCTTCCCCAAGGTATTTGCCAATATCACCCCGCTGGGCAACGAGGTACCCACCTACGAATTCGCCTCGGCCGACGAGCGTTCCTGGCAGGTTCGCCACGACTACGACTTCGCCGCCCTCGGCATGCCCGGCCTGACCACCACGCTGCGCTACATCCGGGGGGACAACGTCGACACCGGCCGTGGCTTCGAAGGCGAGGATTGGGAACGCGACCTGGACATCGGTTACGTCATCCAGAGCGGAAGCCTCAAGGGCCTGGGCGTGCGCATCCGCAATGTCACCGCGCGCTCCAACTACCGCACCGACGTCAACGAGAACCGGCTGATCCTCAATTACACCCTGGCGCTGTTCTAG
- a CDS encoding alpha/beta hydrolase, whose amino-acid sequence MTHPSDPAERAAYFDVQYNARASVEDFDQYPRQYRALSDAAHATLRCFKDVAYGPGPGERLDIFPAARPDAPVLLFIHGGYWRALSKADSAFMAPALTAAGACVVVLDYDLAPAVTLDHIVDQVRRALAWLHRHIAEFGGDPQRLYASGSSAGGHLTGMLLAGGWHARYGVPDNVLRGALPISGLFDLHPLLDTHINDWMGMDAAAAQRNSPAFHLPARGAELMISYGALETAEFARQSHAFLDAWTARGLAGRFVEAPGRNHFDVVLELGQPGTPLYRAVMELMGL is encoded by the coding sequence ATGACCCATCCCAGCGATCCGGCCGAACGGGCCGCGTATTTCGACGTGCAATACAACGCCCGCGCCAGCGTCGAGGATTTCGACCAGTATCCGCGCCAGTACCGCGCCCTGAGCGATGCCGCCCACGCCACGCTGCGCTGCTTCAAGGATGTGGCCTATGGGCCGGGACCCGGGGAGCGGCTGGATATCTTCCCTGCCGCGCGGCCGGATGCCCCGGTGCTGCTGTTTATCCATGGCGGTTACTGGCGGGCCCTGTCCAAGGCCGATTCGGCGTTCATGGCGCCAGCGCTGACCGCCGCGGGTGCCTGCGTGGTTGTGCTGGACTACGACCTGGCGCCCGCCGTGACCCTTGACCACATCGTCGACCAGGTGCGTCGCGCCCTGGCCTGGCTGCACCGGCACATCGCCGAGTTCGGCGGCGACCCGCAGCGGCTGTACGCCAGTGGCAGCTCGGCGGGCGGGCATCTGACCGGGATGCTCCTGGCGGGCGGCTGGCACGCCCGCTACGGCGTACCGGACAACGTGCTGCGCGGCGCCCTGCCCATCAGCGGGCTGTTCGACCTGCATCCGCTGCTGGACACCCATATCAACGACTGGATGGGCATGGACGCGGCGGCGGCGCAGCGCAACAGCCCGGCCTTCCACCTGCCCGCGCGGGGCGCCGAACTGATGATCAGCTACGGGGCCCTGGAAACCGCCGAGTTCGCTCGCCAGAGCCACGCGTTCCTCGATGCCTGGACCGCGCGCGGCCTGGCCGGACGCTTCGTCGAAGCGCCGGGCAGGAACCACTTCGATGTGGTGCTGGAGCTGGGGCAACCGGGGACGCCGCTGTATCGGGCGGTGATGGAATTGATGGGGTTGTAA
- the catA gene encoding catechol 1,2-dioxygenase — MTIKLSGTESVQKFFHEASGLNNDQGSPRMKQLVNRILMDTIRIIEDLEVTTEEFWKAVDYLNRMGARGEAGLLVAGLGLEHYLDLLLDAQDEAAGLTGGTPRTIEGPLYVAGAPLSEGETRMDDGTDPGTPMFLQGRVVDSEGQPIAGAIVDLWHANTKGTYSYFDTTQSEYNLRRRIVTDAEGRYRARSIVPSGYGCPPDGTTQEVLNLLGRHGNRPAHIHFFISAPGYRHLTTQINLSGDEYLWDDFAYATRDGLVGEVRFGENLHGVEGRVAEIDFSFQLQKAQSSAQEIIRDRVRAEA, encoded by the coding sequence ATGACTATCAAACTGTCCGGTACCGAAAGCGTTCAGAAGTTCTTCCACGAAGCCAGCGGCCTCAACAACGACCAGGGCAGCCCGCGCATGAAGCAGCTGGTCAACCGCATCCTGATGGACACCATCCGGATCATCGAGGACCTGGAAGTCACCACCGAGGAATTCTGGAAGGCGGTGGACTACCTCAACCGCATGGGCGCCCGTGGCGAAGCCGGCCTGCTGGTGGCGGGCCTGGGCCTGGAACACTACCTCGACCTGCTGCTGGACGCCCAGGACGAGGCGGCCGGCCTCACCGGCGGCACCCCGCGCACCATCGAAGGCCCGCTCTACGTGGCCGGCGCACCGCTCTCCGAAGGCGAAACCCGCATGGACGACGGCACCGACCCGGGCACCCCGATGTTCCTCCAGGGTCGTGTGGTGGACAGCGAAGGCCAGCCGATCGCCGGCGCCATCGTCGACCTGTGGCATGCCAACACCAAGGGCACCTACTCCTACTTCGACACCACCCAGTCGGAGTACAACCTGCGTCGCCGCATCGTCACCGACGCCGAAGGCCGTTACCGCGCCCGCAGCATCGTGCCGTCGGGCTACGGCTGCCCGCCGGATGGCACCACCCAGGAAGTGCTGAACCTGCTGGGCCGCCACGGCAACCGTCCGGCGCACATCCACTTCTTCATCTCCGCGCCGGGCTACCGTCACCTGACCACCCAGATCAACCTGTCGGGCGACGAATACCTGTGGGACGACTTCGCCTACGCCACCCGCGATGGCCTGGTGGGTGAAGTGCGCTTCGGCGAGAACCTCCACGGCGTGGAAGGTCGCGTCGCCGAGATCGACTTCAGCTTCCAGCTGCAAAAGGCCCAAAGCTCCGCTCAGGAAATCATCCGCGACCGCGTTCGCGCCGAAGCCTGA